In Turicibacter sanguinis, a genomic segment contains:
- a CDS encoding cobyric acid synthase — MKTKRIMLLGTASSVGKSTLAAAFCRYFKKQGYSVAPYKALNISLNSYVTKDGDEIGRAQVVQAESCEIEPVANMNPILMKPSVGYKTQVIVRGKVHCTMDAYQYHDLNKYLKEQAALAYKQLAQNHDLIVLEGSGSCAEINLKATDIANFHTAKMADAPVILVADIDKGGVFASIVGTIMLLEEDERARVKGIIINKFRGKVEYFKDAMKQIEDLINIPVLGVLPYFELDIEEEDGATDRVQTKRGSGVDIAVIRLPHMSNFTDFNALNRLPDVSVRYVFNPRELEGAHLIIIPGSKNTIDDLIYLKQSGFANGIEFQRTQGTLVFGICGGYQMLGQIVKDPKGVEGNPREEAGLGLLEMITEFNPIKTTKQVCGFDLDGNQINGYEIHNGMSFTTNSENIWIKDENDVVLGMKNKEGNVFGTYIHGLFDEGDFALKLINQLKQKLNLEIKNQMNYKDYKMSQYDQLCELLKENVDMEYIETLLN; from the coding sequence ATGAAGACAAAACGAATCATGTTACTTGGAACAGCCTCATCAGTTGGAAAAAGTACTCTAGCGGCAGCGTTTTGTCGCTATTTTAAAAAGCAAGGATATAGCGTTGCACCGTATAAAGCTCTGAATATTTCACTTAATTCTTATGTGACAAAAGATGGCGATGAAATTGGACGTGCTCAAGTGGTACAAGCCGAAAGTTGCGAAATCGAACCGGTTGCAAACATGAATCCAATTCTAATGAAACCGAGTGTGGGTTATAAAACACAAGTCATTGTTCGAGGTAAAGTTCACTGTACGATGGATGCCTATCAGTATCATGATTTAAATAAATATTTAAAGGAACAGGCGGCACTAGCCTACAAACAGTTAGCACAAAATCATGACCTAATCGTTTTAGAGGGATCAGGAAGTTGCGCTGAAATTAACTTAAAAGCAACAGATATTGCAAATTTTCATACGGCAAAGATGGCAGATGCGCCCGTTATTTTAGTTGCTGATATTGATAAAGGCGGCGTTTTTGCCTCAATTGTTGGAACGATTATGTTGCTTGAGGAAGACGAGCGAGCACGTGTTAAAGGAATTATCATCAATAAGTTTCGCGGTAAAGTCGAGTACTTTAAGGATGCGATGAAGCAAATTGAAGACCTGATTAACATCCCAGTACTTGGCGTCTTACCTTATTTTGAATTAGACATTGAAGAAGAAGACGGCGCAACGGACAGAGTTCAGACCAAAAGAGGGAGCGGTGTTGATATTGCGGTGATTCGACTTCCACACATGTCGAATTTTACAGATTTTAATGCTCTTAATCGATTGCCAGATGTCAGTGTCCGCTATGTCTTTAACCCAAGAGAATTAGAAGGGGCTCATTTAATTATCATTCCAGGAAGTAAAAATACGATTGATGATTTAATCTATTTAAAACAAAGTGGTTTTGCCAATGGAATTGAGTTTCAACGAACACAAGGAACCTTAGTTTTTGGAATTTGTGGTGGTTATCAAATGCTTGGCCAAATCGTTAAAGACCCAAAAGGTGTCGAAGGAAATCCGCGTGAGGAAGCGGGACTTGGCTTACTTGAAATGATCACTGAATTTAATCCGATAAAAACAACGAAACAAGTGTGTGGATTTGATTTAGATGGAAATCAAATCAATGGATATGAAATCCATAATGGCATGAGTTTCACAACGAATTCTGAAAACATCTGGATTAAAGATGAGAATGATGTCGTCCTTGGGATGAAAAATAAAGAAGGAAATGTCTTTGGAACCTACATTCATGGATTATTCGATGAAGGTGACTTTGCTCTCAAGTTAATCAATCAACTTAAACAAAAATTAAATCTAGAAATAAAAAATCAAATGAATTATAAAGATTATAAAATGTCACAGTACGATCAACTATGCGAGCTTTTAAAAGAGAATGTTGATATGGAATACATTGAAACCCTATTAAATTAA
- a CDS encoding L-lactate dehydrogenase, translating into MAIKMSKVAIIGTGLVGSSCGYALINQGVCDEILLIDINQERATGEMIDLLNSVSFMSSRTKVKVASYKELHDVDIIVFTAGAAPKGNQTRLDTLGVSAAICDSVIKEVMASGFNGFFVVASNPVDIISYHIMKLSGLPKNQVIGTGTSIDTIRLKTILSSYLNDIDPRDIHAYVLGEHGDSQMVPWSNAKVAGIPLTEYIKEPLDLNAIAYQTMQVGWEIYKRKGTTYYGIAAAVVRIIKAIFNDEQIIIPTSALLEGEYDEFNIYIGVPTIIGKNGVESVLELPLTPNELNAFKHSNNVLRESMKTIGY; encoded by the coding sequence ATGGCAATAAAAATGAGCAAAGTTGCAATTATAGGAACAGGATTAGTCGGATCAAGTTGTGGATATGCTTTAATTAATCAAGGAGTATGTGACGAGATACTATTAATTGATATCAATCAAGAAAGAGCAACAGGTGAAATGATAGATTTACTTAATAGTGTTTCATTTATGTCATCTCGTACAAAAGTAAAAGTTGCAAGTTATAAAGAACTTCATGATGTAGATATCATTGTTTTCACTGCAGGAGCCGCACCAAAAGGGAATCAAACACGACTAGATACACTAGGAGTCAGTGCCGCTATCTGTGATTCAGTCATTAAAGAAGTCATGGCATCAGGATTTAACGGTTTCTTTGTGGTTGCATCAAATCCCGTAGATATTATTAGTTATCATATTATGAAACTATCAGGTCTTCCTAAGAATCAAGTAATTGGAACTGGAACCTCCATTGATACCATCCGTTTAAAAACGATTCTATCTTCTTACTTAAATGACATCGATCCACGTGATATACACGCCTATGTTTTAGGAGAACATGGAGATTCACAAATGGTACCATGGTCAAATGCAAAAGTAGCGGGAATTCCTTTAACAGAATATATAAAAGAACCACTGGATTTAAATGCGATTGCTTATCAAACGATGCAAGTCGGATGGGAAATTTACAAACGAAAAGGGACCACCTACTACGGTATTGCGGCTGCCGTTGTGAGAATCATTAAAGCTATTTTTAATGATGAACAAATAATCATTCCAACGTCGGCGCTGCTAGAAGGAGAATATGATGAATTTAATATATACATAGGAGTACCAACGATCATCGGAAAAAATGGAGTCGAGTCAGTCCTTGAACTCCCACTTACACCAAACGAATTAAACGCCTTTAAACACTCCAATAATGTGTTAAGAGAATCTATGAAAACGATAGGGTATTAG
- a CDS encoding MATE family efflux transporter, producing MNMDHILNANLFKVWSKFVMASVIGVVLNTIYTIIDGMFVGQGVGEIGLAAVNIVWPAITLIIGTGLMLGIGASSLIAISLGKKDIEEAEKYLGTTMVASIAIGALITIVGLLFRNPILRMLGADEMVMPYAQDYFSIFYCITIPYIFSTALNPIVRTDGNPKLAMMMVGIGAIANIILDYLLVIVFDFGIKGAAIATSASIVLSTLISLYYFLKGNSTIKIRKLYLKLDGKILKEIVKIGFVSFMIQLSYGTIIFVQNNVMYAYGSNIDVAIYTVASYVNCFFVNVCTGISQGLQPLIGYHFGANKWTRMKQFLYLSIVISVVAGILVFIGIYSYGRELVSIFGISSENLEYGYQSILMYCLGSPIIGIIFTMSGYYQAIGKNIQANILSVSRGLIFQFILTLALPPLIGVSGVFLSLPIAEILTLMILVFMNGKRVMRLKFSY from the coding sequence ATGAATATGGATCATATTTTAAATGCAAATTTATTTAAAGTTTGGTCAAAATTTGTTATGGCATCAGTCATTGGTGTCGTATTAAACACGATTTATACGATTATTGATGGAATGTTTGTTGGTCAAGGGGTTGGAGAAATAGGACTTGCGGCAGTCAACATTGTTTGGCCTGCCATTACATTAATTATCGGAACAGGATTAATGCTTGGAATTGGGGCTAGTAGTTTAATCGCTATTTCACTCGGTAAAAAAGATATCGAAGAAGCTGAAAAGTATCTGGGAACAACGATGGTGGCTTCAATAGCAATCGGTGCTTTGATTACAATCGTTGGTTTATTATTTAGAAATCCGATCTTAAGAATGCTTGGGGCGGATGAAATGGTGATGCCATATGCACAAGATTATTTCTCCATTTTTTACTGTATTACCATTCCTTATATTTTTTCTACAGCGCTTAACCCTATTGTACGAACAGATGGAAACCCAAAACTTGCGATGATGATGGTTGGGATTGGAGCAATTGCAAATATTATTTTAGACTATTTACTCGTAATAGTTTTTGATTTTGGAATTAAAGGGGCAGCAATTGCTACAAGTGCGAGTATTGTTCTAAGTACTTTGATTTCACTTTATTATTTTTTAAAAGGCAACTCAACCATTAAGATTAGGAAGCTCTATTTAAAACTTGATGGAAAAATTTTAAAAGAAATTGTGAAAATTGGATTTGTTAGTTTCATGATTCAGCTCTCGTATGGAACCATTATTTTTGTTCAAAACAATGTCATGTATGCTTATGGAAGTAACATCGATGTAGCTATTTACACTGTTGCATCGTATGTGAATTGTTTCTTCGTAAATGTTTGTACAGGAATTTCACAAGGTCTTCAACCCTTAATTGGATATCATTTTGGAGCGAATAAATGGACTCGTATGAAGCAATTTTTATATTTAAGTATTGTGATAAGCGTGGTAGCAGGTATTCTTGTTTTCATTGGAATTTATAGTTACGGTCGAGAACTCGTATCCATTTTTGGAATTTCATCTGAAAATTTAGAGTATGGCTATCAAAGTATTTTAATGTATTGTTTGGGTAGCCCCATTATTGGAATTATTTTTACGATGAGTGGTTATTATCAAGCTATCGGTAAAAATATTCAGGCCAATATTTTGTCGGTTAGTCGAGGGCTTATTTTTCAATTTATTTTAACACTAGCATTACCACCACTTATTGGCGTATCAGGTGTCTTTTTATCCTTACCGATAGCCGAAATTTTAACACTGATGATTTTAGTGTTCATGAATGGTAAAAGGGTCATGAGGTTAAAATTTTCCTATTAG
- a CDS encoding MgtC/SapB family protein, producing MNTQMMIEIVIRTILSMIIGGLIGWERESTHRPAGLRTHMLVAVGACVIMQLGIFTATQYGNLDPTRLGAQVISGIGFLGAGTIMKEGASVKGLTTAASLWAVACLGLAVGCGAYFIAIVGFVAIILTLTVFERASNYVPDGKYTRLTISIRCEDISQTLAHLNEIAEKHQAQILELQLKVIEEHNNKITFKLATNKSRRRLDSTELMGNISQYSGINTVKMTEC from the coding sequence ATGAATACTCAGATGATGATTGAGATTGTTATTCGCACTATTTTATCAATGATCATTGGTGGTTTGATTGGGTGGGAGCGTGAAAGTACGCATCGGCCAGCTGGACTGCGCACCCATATGTTAGTTGCTGTTGGAGCCTGTGTGATTATGCAACTTGGAATATTTACGGCAACACAGTATGGAAACTTAGATCCAACTCGCCTTGGCGCACAAGTTATTTCTGGGATTGGATTTCTAGGTGCCGGTACGATTATGAAAGAGGGAGCTTCAGTCAAAGGATTAACAACGGCTGCTAGTCTTTGGGCGGTAGCATGTTTAGGTCTTGCTGTTGGATGTGGAGCCTACTTTATTGCAATTGTTGGATTTGTTGCGATTATCTTGACGTTAACGGTATTCGAACGGGCTTCAAACTACGTTCCGGATGGAAAATATACGCGATTAACCATTAGTATTCGTTGTGAAGATATCTCGCAAACATTAGCACATCTTAATGAAATTGCCGAAAAGCATCAAGCTCAAATTCTAGAGCTACAATTAAAAGTAATCGAAGAACATAACAATAAAATTACGTTTAAACTAGCGACCAATAAATCACGTCGTCGATTAGATTCAACAGAGTTAATGGGGAATATTTCACAGTACTCAGGAATCAACACCGTTAAAATGACGGAGTGTTAA
- a CDS encoding Dph6-related ATP pyrophosphatase, which translates to MKFVMSYSCGKDSTLSLYRMIKAGHEPLALLITVDKKVCRSWFHGVPKHLLEEVSKSLNIPLLLVESIGDNYKETFEEALGKAKEQGAEACVFGDIDLEAHRTWCTDRCEAVGLEAVFPLWLEDREALTHEFIDLGFTTVLKNVKLECLGEEFLGKVLTKELVEKIKATGSDACGENGEYHSFVYDGPLFSYPVSFEVGENILTETHGYLDIK; encoded by the coding sequence ATGAAATTTGTTATGTCATATAGCTGTGGAAAAGACAGTACGCTATCATTATATCGTATGATTAAAGCAGGACATGAACCGTTAGCTTTATTAATTACAGTGGATAAAAAGGTATGTCGTAGTTGGTTTCACGGTGTTCCTAAGCATCTACTTGAAGAAGTATCAAAGTCATTAAATATTCCGCTTTTATTGGTTGAAAGTATTGGGGATAATTATAAAGAAACGTTTGAAGAAGCACTAGGTAAAGCCAAAGAACAGGGCGCCGAGGCTTGTGTTTTTGGAGATATTGATTTAGAAGCCCATCGTACTTGGTGTACGGATCGTTGTGAAGCAGTTGGACTTGAGGCAGTCTTTCCTTTATGGTTAGAAGATCGTGAAGCGTTAACGCATGAATTTATTGATTTAGGGTTTACAACGGTTTTAAAAAATGTGAAGTTAGAATGTTTAGGTGAAGAATTTTTAGGCAAGGTCTTAACGAAAGAATTAGTTGAGAAAATTAAAGCAACGGGGTCTGATGCATGTGGTGAAAATGGTGAGTATCATAGTTTTGTCTATGATGGGCCATTATTCTCTTATCCTGTTTCATTTGAAGTTGGCGAAAATATTTTAACCGAGACACACGGTTATTTAGATATTAAGTAG
- the bsh gene encoding choloylglycine hydrolase, translating to MSSKLMFYFNRKMGLKNMCTGLSLVTKDNKHLFGRNLDVPATYGQAVHIVPRNYDWFNIVSDETYTSKYACIGMGIVVDRLPLLFDAVNEKGLAGAGLNFTHFAKFNEKAVDGKTNISGSTFLYWALSNFSNLDELKEALKQLIITNIPVKEGLPVAGLHWMFTDLSGKSIVIEYMEDGMHVYDNPVGALTNDPTFPWHLTNLCQYVTLDTKTPAPKQFGEYVAKPFGHGLNMCGIPGDASPAARFVRTVYFRDTVVEADDEVSGVSAFFQVLTGVTVIKGSEIDPNGDMNYTVYKSCMCQESGTYYYTDYKNRRISAVCLSKADLDGKEIISFEYQGKQDILFQN from the coding sequence ATGAGTTCAAAATTAATGTTTTATTTTAATAGAAAGATGGGATTGAAAAATATGTGTACAGGACTTAGCTTAGTTACAAAAGATAATAAGCATTTATTTGGACGAAATTTAGATGTACCCGCTACATATGGACAAGCTGTTCATATTGTTCCAAGAAATTATGATTGGTTCAATATTGTGAGTGATGAAACATATACGTCAAAGTATGCTTGTATTGGGATGGGAATTGTTGTGGATCGTCTTCCCCTTCTTTTTGATGCAGTTAATGAAAAAGGATTAGCAGGTGCCGGGTTAAATTTTACGCATTTTGCTAAGTTTAACGAAAAAGCTGTTGATGGAAAAACGAATATTTCAGGTTCAACTTTCTTATACTGGGCATTAAGTAATTTCTCAAATTTAGATGAATTAAAAGAAGCCTTAAAACAGTTAATTATTACGAATATTCCAGTTAAAGAAGGGCTTCCTGTTGCAGGACTTCACTGGATGTTTACAGATTTAAGTGGAAAAAGTATTGTCATTGAGTACATGGAAGATGGAATGCACGTATACGACAATCCAGTAGGAGCCTTAACAAATGATCCAACTTTCCCTTGGCATTTAACAAATCTATGCCAATATGTAACATTAGATACAAAAACTCCAGCACCAAAACAATTTGGAGAATATGTTGCTAAACCATTTGGTCATGGGCTTAATATGTGTGGAATCCCAGGAGATGCTTCTCCAGCTGCACGATTTGTTCGAACAGTCTATTTCCGTGATACAGTTGTCGAAGCAGATGATGAAGTCAGTGGTGTTTCAGCATTCTTCCAAGTGCTAACAGGTGTTACCGTCATAAAAGGAAGCGAAATTGATCCAAATGGAGATATGAATTACACCGTCTATAAATCTTGTATGTGCCAAGAATCAGGAACATACTACTACACAGATTATAAAAACCGTCGTATTAGTGCCGTTTGCTTATCAAAAGCCGACCTAGATGGAAAAGAAATCATCAGCTTTGAATATCAAGGTAAACAAGATATTTTATTCCAAAACTAA
- a CDS encoding ABC transporter ATP-binding protein produces MLKINQLNCGYDGKIVVKDVNLHIKKGQTQCIVGPNGCGKTTILKAIANLLDYEGEILLEGQNIKHIKRKHLAKKIAFMTQSSDLYFPYTVYETVSLGRYAHSTGLFSTLSKRDKEIVLDCIKRVGLEAEKDKLINELSGGQLQRVYLARAFAQEPDIILLDEPTNHLDLKYQIEILDHINQWTKEQGKTVIAVLHDLNLVQMFSEEVIMIKDGQVVASGLSKDVLDEERLLDVYGINIKNFMLEALEKWR; encoded by the coding sequence ATGTTAAAAATTAATCAACTCAATTGTGGATATGATGGAAAAATAGTTGTTAAAGACGTTAACCTACACATAAAAAAAGGTCAAACTCAATGTATTGTGGGGCCTAATGGTTGTGGAAAAACAACGATTTTAAAAGCAATTGCCAACCTTCTAGATTATGAAGGAGAAATTCTATTAGAAGGTCAGAATATTAAACACATCAAACGAAAGCATCTTGCTAAAAAGATTGCCTTCATGACGCAATCATCAGACCTTTATTTTCCTTATACCGTGTATGAAACCGTCTCACTAGGAAGATATGCTCATTCAACCGGACTGTTTTCCACACTATCAAAACGTGATAAAGAGATTGTGCTCGATTGTATTAAACGAGTCGGATTAGAAGCGGAAAAGGATAAACTCATCAATGAATTATCAGGTGGTCAATTGCAGCGCGTTTATTTAGCACGCGCATTTGCTCAAGAACCTGACATCATTTTACTTGATGAACCGACGAATCATTTAGATTTAAAATATCAGATTGAAATTTTGGACCATATTAATCAATGGACAAAGGAGCAGGGAAAAACTGTGATTGCCGTTTTGCATGACTTGAATTTAGTTCAAATGTTTAGTGAAGAGGTCATCATGATTAAGGACGGACAAGTCGTGGCATCTGGTCTTTCAAAAGATGTTTTAGATGAGGAAAGATTACTTGATGTTTACGGAATTAATATCAAAAACTTTATGTTAGAAGCGTTAGAGAAATGGAGATAA
- a CDS encoding histidinol-phosphatase, producing MKKVNYHTHTKRCKHAGGSDEEYIESAIKSGFQELGFADHTPWPFDSSYTSSMRMDIEQLDDYVNHLQILKQKYVNQISIKIGLECEYFEEYIPWLRHIIEEYKVDYVIFGNHFSSNEQKNVGYGKMKTDETALELYLDTAIKAIESKLFAYFAHPDIFIRGYGKFDDVCERISRQICEKAKEYDLILEFNISNYICEPDSKHYLYPCLDFWKIVSELGCRCIIGYDAHQPQVLEQQNGYLKVIAELEKIGIEIVDVIPFLNHL from the coding sequence GTGAAGAAAGTGAATTATCACACGCATACGAAAAGGTGCAAGCATGCGGGGGGAAGTGACGAGGAATATATAGAAAGTGCCATTAAATCTGGTTTTCAAGAATTAGGATTCGCAGATCACACACCATGGCCATTTGATTCAAGCTACACATCAAGTATGCGAATGGATATAGAACAACTTGATGATTATGTGAATCATCTGCAAATCTTAAAACAAAAATATGTCAATCAAATTAGTATCAAAATTGGGTTAGAGTGCGAATATTTTGAGGAATATATTCCATGGCTTAGGCATATAATTGAGGAATATAAAGTCGATTATGTGATTTTTGGTAATCATTTTTCATCGAACGAACAGAAGAATGTCGGATATGGAAAAATGAAAACTGATGAAACAGCATTAGAGCTGTATTTAGACACCGCGATTAAAGCTATTGAATCGAAACTCTTTGCTTACTTTGCACATCCTGATATCTTCATCAGAGGCTATGGAAAATTTGATGACGTTTGCGAACGGATTTCACGTCAGATTTGTGAGAAAGCGAAAGAATATGACTTAATTTTAGAATTTAATATTTCAAATTACATCTGTGAACCTGATTCAAAACATTATTTATATCCATGTCTTGATTTCTGGAAAATTGTAAGTGAGCTTGGATGTCGATGTATTATAGGGTACGATGCGCATCAACCACAGGTGTTAGAGCAACAGAATGGTTACTTGAAAGTGATAGCCGAACTTGAAAAAATAGGCATTGAAATCGTAGATGTTATCCCATTTTTGAATCATCTATGA
- a CDS encoding ABC transporter substrate-binding protein: MKKFKQIVSSSLVAFVTMMSLAGCQTEAPENKETTEQTQTPVEQAQNSDATSSKMVDREGNEFEAPVSIERILSTAPSNTEVLIALGLADNLVGVDKYSTDIEGIPADAEVIDFRNPDSEAIIEMQPDIIIASGHNKVGDEDPYALLKEAGITVVYIPSSDSIEGIYEDIAFIADVTNKETEGQELIDEMKQEVAAIKAVGDTITDKKTVYFEIGSSSKLYSFGHSTFINELIETVGATNILADEEGWISPSEEAVITANPDVILTNETYLDNATQLIKERAGFETITAVENDAIYLIDKNASSRGSQNVIKALKEIAQAVYPEYYAN, encoded by the coding sequence ATGAAAAAGTTTAAACAAATCGTGTCATCATCTTTAGTGGCATTTGTTACAATGATGTCATTAGCAGGGTGTCAAACAGAAGCACCCGAAAACAAAGAAACAACTGAACAAACACAAACGCCAGTTGAGCAAGCACAAAACTCAGATGCAACATCTTCAAAAATGGTAGACCGTGAAGGAAATGAATTTGAAGCGCCAGTTTCGATTGAGCGCATTTTATCAACTGCACCATCTAATACGGAAGTATTAATTGCACTAGGATTAGCTGATAACCTAGTTGGTGTGGATAAATATTCAACAGATATCGAAGGAATTCCAGCAGATGCTGAAGTCATCGATTTTAGAAACCCAGATTCAGAAGCAATTATTGAAATGCAACCTGATATTATTATTGCATCAGGACATAACAAAGTAGGAGATGAAGATCCTTACGCTTTATTAAAAGAAGCGGGAATTACAGTAGTATATATCCCAAGTAGTGATAGCATTGAAGGAATTTATGAGGATATTGCTTTTATTGCGGATGTAACAAATAAAGAAACAGAAGGACAAGAATTAATTGATGAAATGAAACAAGAAGTAGCTGCTATTAAAGCCGTTGGTGATACCATCACAGATAAAAAAACAGTGTACTTTGAAATTGGTTCATCATCAAAATTATATAGCTTTGGTCATTCAACATTTATTAATGAATTAATTGAAACAGTAGGCGCAACAAATATTTTAGCTGATGAAGAAGGATGGATTTCACCAAGTGAGGAAGCGGTTATTACAGCTAATCCAGATGTTATCTTGACAAATGAAACTTACTTAGATAATGCGACTCAATTAATTAAAGAACGTGCGGGATTTGAAACAATCACAGCGGTTGAAAATGATGCCATTTATTTAATCGATAAAAATGCCTCATCACGTGGTAGCCAAAACGTGATTAAAGCTTTAAAAGAAATTGCACAGGCTGTTTATCCTGAATACTATGCAAACTAA
- a CDS encoding FecCD family ABC transporter permease, with protein sequence MQTNKRKLLILLAIPLVVLIICIGTIIGSSNIDFLDILSIIGHKLFNLPLLENIQNKDVSIIWVIRLPRVLLAFLVGASLAVSGAVIQSILKNPLASPYTLGVSSGASLGVGLYIILGFSIPLVGNMALPVIGFICGLATVFSVILFANKVDRGLSNNTMILAGMVFSLFTNAMLTTITALNSENITQITMWQMGSFAMRGWPYVRAIIPFFIVGLFIVLKYCKEMDVLSFGEDQAKSVGVETKKVKTNLIVAVAILTGSAIALSGTIGFIDLITPHVVRKLVGSNHKWVIPMCIVFGGSFMVLTDLVARTIISPSELPVGAITALIGAPFFAYLYFSKRSR encoded by the coding sequence ATGCAAACTAATAAACGCAAACTTTTAATACTACTAGCGATTCCGTTAGTAGTATTAATTATATGTATCGGAACCATCATCGGAAGTTCGAACATTGACTTTCTTGATATCTTATCGATTATAGGGCATAAACTATTTAATCTCCCGCTACTCGAAAATATCCAAAATAAAGATGTCTCAATCATTTGGGTCATTCGATTACCACGCGTCTTACTCGCTTTTTTAGTCGGAGCCTCTCTCGCTGTTAGTGGAGCTGTCATTCAATCCATTCTAAAAAATCCACTTGCCTCACCTTACACACTCGGCGTCTCATCTGGAGCATCGCTTGGTGTTGGACTTTACATTATCCTAGGGTTTTCAATTCCATTGGTTGGGAATATGGCCTTACCTGTTATCGGGTTTATTTGTGGGTTAGCCACTGTTTTTTCAGTTATTTTATTCGCGAACAAAGTAGATCGTGGGCTCTCAAATAATACAATGATACTTGCTGGAATGGTATTTTCATTATTTACAAATGCCATGCTCACAACCATAACTGCTTTAAATAGTGAGAATATTACTCAAATAACGATGTGGCAAATGGGCTCATTTGCGATGCGGGGATGGCCCTATGTGAGAGCTATTATCCCATTTTTTATCGTCGGTCTTTTTATCGTTTTAAAATATTGTAAAGAAATGGACGTTTTAAGTTTCGGAGAAGATCAAGCAAAAAGCGTCGGAGTTGAAACCAAAAAAGTTAAAACAAACCTCATTGTAGCAGTTGCAATTTTAACTGGAAGTGCGATTGCTTTAAGTGGGACGATTGGTTTTATCGATTTAATCACACCGCATGTCGTAAGGAAACTGGTCGGTTCAAATCATAAATGGGTCATTCCAATGTGTATCGTTTTTGGTGGATCTTTCATGGTGTTAACAGATTTAGTTGCTAGAACGATTATCTCCCCATCCGAACTTCCTGTTGGAGCTATTACCGCTTTAATTGGAGCCCCATTCTTTGCTTATCTATATTTCAGTAAGAGAAGTAGGTGA